A portion of the Methanobrevibacter sp. TMH8 genome contains these proteins:
- the mtrE gene encoding tetrahydromethanopterin S-methyltransferase subunit E: protein MDPITLGVVALMGAAATIAGASEDLESDVGSMSNPNSQVQLAPQMGHLHRFVNKAVSGEPVAYGTWCGIAGSIAFVLISPMFNFNVMPIAGIAIGATIAALVHVVYTVTSHLGRIVSQSQFEQPLFMDALTQSLGPIAGHGFITTFCIVSIAYLMTIPLNGTPLHVFPLPLLAVLWGITIGAIGSSTGDVHYGAEREYQQYPFGGGIPVAIHGDIVTKGEIGARNSLDIVNFCAKFGGPLTGFCFGAVVFLSFWITVVFGLIGGLIAGLIIVILLIIMNERIENFARTKYGPYKED from the coding sequence ATGGACCCTATAACATTAGGTGTTGTTGCATTGATGGGTGCAGCTGCGACTATTGCTGGTGCCTCAGAGGACTTAGAGTCTGATGTAGGTTCTATGAGTAATCCAAACTCACAAGTTCAGCTCGCTCCTCAAATGGGACATTTACACCGATTCGTGAATAAGGCGGTTTCTGGTGAACCAGTCGCTTATGGTACCTGGTGTGGTATCGCAGGATCTATCGCATTTGTTTTAATTTCACCAATGTTTAATTTTAATGTAATGCCTATTGCAGGAATTGCTATTGGTGCAACTATTGCTGCTTTAGTACACGTTGTATATACAGTTACTTCACACTTGGGACGGATTGTAAGTCAATCTCAATTTGAACAACCATTATTTATGGATGCTTTAACTCAATCTTTAGGACCTATTGCAGGTCATGGTTTTATAACTACTTTTTGTATTGTAAGTATAGCTTATTTAATGACTATACCTCTAAATGGAACTCCATTGCATGTTTTCCCATTACCGCTTCTCGCTGTTTTGTGGGGAATAACTATTGGTGCTATTGGTTCTTCTACTGGAGATGTTCATTATGGTGCAGAAAGAGAATATCAACAATATCCTTTTGGTGGAGGTATTCCTGTAGCTATACATGGTGATATTGTAACTAAAGGTGAAATTGGTGCAAGAAATTCTCTTGATATTGTTAACTTCTGTGCGAAATTTGGTGGACCATTAACTGGTTTCTGTTTTGGCGCTGTTGTATTCCTCAGTTTCTGGATAACTGTAGTGTTCGGATTAATTGGAGGATTAATAGCTGGTTTAATCA